From Cydia pomonella isolate Wapato2018A chromosome 26, ilCydPomo1, whole genome shotgun sequence, one genomic window encodes:
- the LOC133532113 gene encoding origin recognition complex subunit 4 isoform X1, with amino-acid sequence MCELNSANFTSKQIKLIRKYLKLRITEDNVTFRGHEQEWNHVYDLMKRTVLQGESHSALLIGPRGSGKTTLVNSVLHRLGKEADLASDAIIVKLNGHLHHDDKVALKSITAQMQLENSVGDRVFGTFAENLSFLLSCLKSADSHSKSMIFLLEEFHAFCHSARTQTLLYNLFDITHARQAPMCVLGITNRLDVMETLEKRVKSRFSHRHIFIFPGEGSNPHARLLDELVELLSVPLEKAEKVKKRARKKSVAAEPMDTDSQSNSIPIEILNRCKVDPKEFSNLDPGFVEDWNAHVLALRGEERVVDAFEKLCYYTNNEQIFKDILFQIVCTLSPSKPFIEALDIISTIDRTVAPEHKVKLLQSLSILELSLVIAMKHGMDIFDGQPMNFEMVLHRYTKFAASNSSTQTVPRPVILKAFEHLQALELLVPVRSSDYASNETTASRVQKEYQLFTLSAEGLNEAVAGFKALPTEISHWLNSGDL; translated from the exons ATGTGTGAGCTCAATTCAGCAAACTTTACTTCTAAGCAAATAAAGCTAATAAGAAAGTATTTAAAGCTCAGAATAACGGAGGATAACGTTACATTTCGCGGCCACGAACAAGAATGGAACCATGTTTACGATCTTATGAAGAGAACAGTTTTACAGGGAGAATCTCACTCCGCTTTATTAATTGGGCCTAGAGGCAGTGGAAAGACTACC TTAGTCAATTCAGTTCTCCACCGGCTTGGAAAGGAAGCAGACCTGGCTAGCGACGCCATCATTGTGAAGCTGAACGGGCACTTACACCATGATGATAAGGTGGCGCTGAAGTCTATTACAGCTCAG ATGCAACTAGAGAACTCAGTGGGTGACCGTGTCTTCGGCACGTTCGCGGAGAACCTCTCCTTTCTCCTGTCCTGCTTGAAGAGTGCTGATAGTCACAGCAAGAGCATGATCTTCCTGCTTGAGGAGTTCCACGCGTTCTGCCATTCGGCGCGTACGCAGACACTGTTGTACAACTTGTTTGATATAACGCACGCAAGGCAGGCGCCTATGTGTGTTTTAG gCATAACCAACCGCCTAGACGTAATGGAAACTCTAGAGAAACGCGTCAAATCTCGTTTCTCTCACCGTCACATATTTATATTCCCCGGTGAAGGCTCCAACCCGCACGCGAGGCTCTTGGACGAGCTGGTGGAACTGCTATCGGTGCCACTGGAGAAGGCGGAGAAAGTGAAGAAACGAGCGAGGAAGAAGAGCGTGG caGCTGAGCCAATGGACACTGACAGCCAAAGCAACTCTATTCCTATAGAAATATTAAACCGTTGCAAAGTAGACCCAAAGGAGTTTTCGAACCTAGACCCAGGTTTTGTGGAGGACTGGAACGCACATGTGCTAGCTTTGAGGGGGGAGGAGAGGGTGGTGGACGCGTTTGAAAAGTTGTGCTATTATACCAATAATGAGCAGATTTTTAAGGATATTTTG TTTCAAATAGTCTGCACCTTATCTCCAAGCAAGCCGTTCATAGAAGCGTTAGACATAATATCAACCATAGACAGAACTGTGGCTCCGGAGCATAAAGTAAAACTATTACAGTCTCTGTCTATCTTGGAGTTGTCTCTGGTCATCGCTATGAAGCATGGAATGGATATATTCGACGGGCAGCCTATGAACTTCGAGATGGTGTTACATAG ATACACAAAATTTGCCGCATCCAACTCGTCAACACAGACTGTGCCGAGACCCGTAATTTTAAAGGCCTTCGAGCACCTCCAGGCTTTAGAACTCCTCGTCCCCGTTCGTAGTTCCGATTACGCCTCGAACGAAACTACTGCTAGTAGAGTTCAGAAAGAATACCAGCTGTTTACGTTGTCAGCAGAAGGGTTAAACGAGGCTGTGGCAGGGTTTAAGGCGTTGCCGACAGAGATTAGCCATTGGCTTAATAGTGGGGATCTGTAA
- the LOC133532113 gene encoding origin recognition complex subunit 4 isoform X2 — translation MCELNSANFTSKQIKLIRKYLKLRITEDNVTFRGHEQEWNHVYDLMKRTVLQGESHSALLIGPRGSGKTTLVNSVLHRLGKEADLASDAIIVKLNGHLHHDDKVALKSITAQMQLENSVGDRVFGTFAENLSFLLSCLKSADSHSKSMIFLLEEFHAFCHSARTQTLLYNLFDITHARQAPMCVLGITNRLDVMETLEKRVKSRFSHRHIFIFPGEGSNPHARLLDELVELLSVPLEKAEKVKKRARKKSVAEPMDTDSQSNSIPIEILNRCKVDPKEFSNLDPGFVEDWNAHVLALRGEERVVDAFEKLCYYTNNEQIFKDILFQIVCTLSPSKPFIEALDIISTIDRTVAPEHKVKLLQSLSILELSLVIAMKHGMDIFDGQPMNFEMVLHRYTKFAASNSSTQTVPRPVILKAFEHLQALELLVPVRSSDYASNETTASRVQKEYQLFTLSAEGLNEAVAGFKALPTEISHWLNSGDL, via the exons ATGTGTGAGCTCAATTCAGCAAACTTTACTTCTAAGCAAATAAAGCTAATAAGAAAGTATTTAAAGCTCAGAATAACGGAGGATAACGTTACATTTCGCGGCCACGAACAAGAATGGAACCATGTTTACGATCTTATGAAGAGAACAGTTTTACAGGGAGAATCTCACTCCGCTTTATTAATTGGGCCTAGAGGCAGTGGAAAGACTACC TTAGTCAATTCAGTTCTCCACCGGCTTGGAAAGGAAGCAGACCTGGCTAGCGACGCCATCATTGTGAAGCTGAACGGGCACTTACACCATGATGATAAGGTGGCGCTGAAGTCTATTACAGCTCAG ATGCAACTAGAGAACTCAGTGGGTGACCGTGTCTTCGGCACGTTCGCGGAGAACCTCTCCTTTCTCCTGTCCTGCTTGAAGAGTGCTGATAGTCACAGCAAGAGCATGATCTTCCTGCTTGAGGAGTTCCACGCGTTCTGCCATTCGGCGCGTACGCAGACACTGTTGTACAACTTGTTTGATATAACGCACGCAAGGCAGGCGCCTATGTGTGTTTTAG gCATAACCAACCGCCTAGACGTAATGGAAACTCTAGAGAAACGCGTCAAATCTCGTTTCTCTCACCGTCACATATTTATATTCCCCGGTGAAGGCTCCAACCCGCACGCGAGGCTCTTGGACGAGCTGGTGGAACTGCTATCGGTGCCACTGGAGAAGGCGGAGAAAGTGAAGAAACGAGCGAGGAAGAAGAGCGTGG CTGAGCCAATGGACACTGACAGCCAAAGCAACTCTATTCCTATAGAAATATTAAACCGTTGCAAAGTAGACCCAAAGGAGTTTTCGAACCTAGACCCAGGTTTTGTGGAGGACTGGAACGCACATGTGCTAGCTTTGAGGGGGGAGGAGAGGGTGGTGGACGCGTTTGAAAAGTTGTGCTATTATACCAATAATGAGCAGATTTTTAAGGATATTTTG TTTCAAATAGTCTGCACCTTATCTCCAAGCAAGCCGTTCATAGAAGCGTTAGACATAATATCAACCATAGACAGAACTGTGGCTCCGGAGCATAAAGTAAAACTATTACAGTCTCTGTCTATCTTGGAGTTGTCTCTGGTCATCGCTATGAAGCATGGAATGGATATATTCGACGGGCAGCCTATGAACTTCGAGATGGTGTTACATAG ATACACAAAATTTGCCGCATCCAACTCGTCAACACAGACTGTGCCGAGACCCGTAATTTTAAAGGCCTTCGAGCACCTCCAGGCTTTAGAACTCCTCGTCCCCGTTCGTAGTTCCGATTACGCCTCGAACGAAACTACTGCTAGTAGAGTTCAGAAAGAATACCAGCTGTTTACGTTGTCAGCAGAAGGGTTAAACGAGGCTGTGGCAGGGTTTAAGGCGTTGCCGACAGAGATTAGCCATTGGCTTAATAGTGGGGATCTGTAA
- the LOC133532121 gene encoding uncharacterized protein LOC133532121 isoform X1: protein MTQSPKKYVSTYTSSTTNRGVEAKEVEIGNIQLDTSSQYQESTDVEIRSPASADTGSYLQVVVQKHKKKEPTTAATQTSPRLPVASSPIKTIRNGSGDHPLYVLPHHMLVYNTQNHEKHEKKKLSTIKEPSRSFWSKFIENTNETSPDKVDLYYFEKTTGDYLATSGMYTYTERLAFQMSRIPNRILAEIFSIPQIIANIPVAILLNLERFIFITLRNIIVGSVQILSDSFLKPVLALVFNSIIQPPLVFAGNVGRSVRDALKPLAEMFGDFLEPAVKILSSIRLVNIEKKCSHNV, encoded by the exons ATGACACAATCCccaaaaaaatacgtgtctacATACACAAGCTCGACAACGAATCGAGGTGTAGAAGCTAAGGAGGTAGAGATAGGCAACATACAACTGGATACTTCGTCTCAGTACCAAGAGAGTACGGATGTCGAGATACGCTCGCCAGCGTCAG cGGACACCGGTTCATACCTACAAGTCGTAGTTCAAAAGCATAAGAAAAAAGAGCCAACAACCGCCGCGACCCAGACATCCCCTCGACTACCCGTCGCGTCCAGCCCCATCAAAACCATCAGGAATGGTTCCGGGGACCATCCTTTATACGTCCTACCTCATCATATGTTAGTTTATAATACCCAAAACCATGAGAAACATGAGAAAAAGAAGTTATCAACCATTAAAGAGCCTAGTCGTTCATTTTGGTCGaaatttatagaaaatactaacgAAACTTCACCTGATAAAGTAGATTTATATTACTTTGAAAAAACTACAGGAGATTATTTAGCGACATCAGGAATGTATACTTATACTGAAAGACTTGCTTTTCAAATGTCTAGAATACCTAATAGAATCTTAGCGGAAATATTTTCTATACCTCAAATTATTGCGAATATACCAGTGGCTATATTGTTAAATTTGGagcgatttatttttattacgcttaGAAATATTATAGTAGGAAGCGTTCAGATATTGTCGGATAGTTTTTTAAAGCCAGTTTTGGCGTTAGTATTTAATTCTATAATACAACCGCCTTTAGTTTTCGCTGGTAATGTGGGGAGAAGTGTAAGGGATGCTTTAAAACCATTGGCAGAAATGTTTGGTGATTTTTTAGAGCCGGCAGTGAAAATATTAAGTTCTATAAGATTAGTGAATATTGAGAAGAAATGTTCGCATAATGTGTAG
- the LOC133532121 gene encoding uncharacterized protein LOC133532121 isoform X2 translates to MTQSPKKYVSTYTSSTTNRGVEAKEVEIGNIQLDTSSQYQESTDVEIRSPASADTGSYLQVVVQKHKKKEPTTAATQTSPRLPVASSPIKTIRNGSGDHPLYVLPHHIAGSENIKFYKISEY, encoded by the exons ATGACACAATCCccaaaaaaatacgtgtctacATACACAAGCTCGACAACGAATCGAGGTGTAGAAGCTAAGGAGGTAGAGATAGGCAACATACAACTGGATACTTCGTCTCAGTACCAAGAGAGTACGGATGTCGAGATACGCTCGCCAGCGTCAG cGGACACCGGTTCATACCTACAAGTCGTAGTTCAAAAGCATAAGAAAAAAGAGCCAACAACCGCCGCGACCCAGACATCCCCTCGACTACCCGTCGCGTCCAGCCCCATCAAAACCATCAGGAATGGTTCCGGGGACCATCCTTTATACGTCCTACCTCATCATAT AGCCGGCAGTGAAAATATTAAGTTCTATAAGATTAGTGAATATTGA